From Aspergillus fumigatus Af293 chromosome 5, whole genome shotgun sequence, a single genomic window includes:
- the she9 gene encoding putative mitochondrion biogenesis protein (She9) produces the protein MQPMPLLLRQSLRSSANFARTSLPIRPQFLPAAGPNLQPAREIQRSFSVCVRCQFRSQSPLYSSPEKDTSKDDAATQQSKDGSSTLTPGDESAKVEPDAETQRPSPAAGEQDTLQGFYQDAKNEPKRESAEKKGLPSYLEERRSQLSKQFTEMMDNLQSNIFVAGQRLNDLTGYSAIEALKKDIQLQEERLREARQRVREAKNAYAAAINRRSASQREVNELLQRKHAWSAADLERFTHLYRNDHTNEVAEMETQEALSAAERESEEAAAQLSKSILSRYHEEQVWSDKIRRMSTWGTWGLMGVNVLLFLVFQIAVEPWRRKRLVKGFEEKVIEAIEKEKAINHIEILKPQPALTSTSPSSKEEAAEPTPTSTAAGDTPTTDESTPAATDETITSEPVVWDSDPIPTFVTNITAEIATETTEDSAPKSATINGVEPRKSQLSRILPPLPPPTSLDSWRHTLNELFSDRSMVITQRDLTTVALQSAAAGAAIMGLVIALIRPR, from the exons ATGCAGCCCATGCCACTGCTTCTGAGGCAGTCGCTTAGGTCATCTGCCAATTTTGCGAGGACTTCGCTCCCAATACGGCCACAGTTTCTACCCGCCGCTGGGCCGAACCTTCAACCTGCACGAGAGATACAGCGGAGCTTCTCGGTCTGTGTACGATGCCAGTTCAGGTCGCAATCGCCGTTATATTCATCTCCTGAGAAAGACACATCAAAAGACGACGCAGCTACTCAGCAGTCAAAAGATGGAAGTTCAACGCTGACGCCCGGCGATGAATCGGCAAAGGTAGAGCCGGATGCAGAAACCCAACGGCCTTCTCCGGCTGCGGGAGAGCAGGACACTTTACAAGGGTTCTATCAAGATGCGAAGAACGAACCGAAACGTGAATcagcagagaagaagggaCTACCTTCGTACCTGGAAGAACGCCGGTCACAATTGTCCAAACAATTTACCGAGATGATGGATAACCTCCAATCCAACATTTTCGTGGCTGGCCAGCGATTGAACGATTTGACAGGCTACTCCGCCATTGAGGCACTCAAGAAAGATATACAATTGCAAG AGGAACGACTCCGAGAAGCCCGTCAACGGGTCCGAGAAGCGAAAAATGCCTACGCAGCAGCCATAAACCGACGTTCTGCCTCGCAACGCGAAGTCAACGAGCTCCTCCAGCGGAAACACGCCTGGTCTGCCGCTGACCTAGAGAGATTTACTCACCTTTACCGCAACGATCACACCAACGAAGTGGCTGAGATGGAGACACAGGAAGCCCTGTCGGCCGCAGAGCGCGAGTCCGAAGAGGCAGCGGCGCAATTGAGCAAGAGCATCCTCTCCCGCTATCACGAGGAACAAGTCTGGTCGGATAAGATTCGCCGAATGAGTACGTGGGGTACTTGGGGCTTGATGGGTGTTAAcgttctcctctttcttgtcttccaaATTGCTGTCGAGCCATGGCGTCGCAAACGACTCGTGAAGGGCTTCGAAGAGAAAGTCATTGAGGCTatcgagaaggagaaagccatcaACCACATCGAGATATTGAAACCTCAGCCTGCTCTTACATCCACATCGCCCTcgtccaaggaggaagcagCGGAGCCAACACCTACTtcaaccgctgctggagacACTCCAACCACCGATGAAAGCACCCCAGCTGCTACGGATGAAACTATCACATCCGAACCTGTTGTCTGGGACTCCGATCCTATACCCACCTTCGTTACAAATATAACCGCTGAAATCGCAACAGAAACGACAGAGGACAGCGCTCCCAAGAGCGCAACGATCAATGGCGTTGAGCCCCGCAAATCTCAACTCTCCCGCATTCTtcctccacttcctcctcctACCTCCCTCGACTCATGGCGACACACCCTCAATGAACTATTCAGTGATCGCAGTATGGTCATTACACAGCGGGATTTGACCACTGTCGCTCTTCAGAGCGCTGCTGCGGGTGCAGCGATCATGGGTCTAGTGATTGCTTTGATTCGGCCCCGGTGA
- a CDS encoding chloride channel protein → MSSMPGSSTAPRSPSVLSERRSWRLSGLSVTSPVDPSPPDDNGHPNAITDEIREIKRYEDFTTIDWVQDAIQEQARRRAKRRDGSGFWDQEGTFGWRRKVSESYHAGQAWLVITIVGAAIGLISAVLNIITEWLSDIKLGHCTTAFYLNEQFCCWGAEGGCPEWKPWTSFWLINYFVYFFFATLFAFIAATLVKVFAPYAAGSGISEIKCIIAGFVMKGFLGGWTLLIKSIALPLAIASGLSVGKEGPSVHFAVCTGNVISRLFSKYKLNASKTREVLTATAAAGVAVAFGSPIGGVLFSLEEMASYFPLKTLWRSYFCALVATGVLAMMNPFRTGQLVMFQVQYDRTWHFFELIFFVLLGIFGGLYGAFVIKWNLRVQAFRKKYLSQYPIVESVILAGLTAFICYPNMFLKINMTEMMEILFRECEGGHDYHGLCESKNRWTMVASLVIATILRVLLVIISYGCKVPAGIFVPSMAIGASFGRLVGILVQALHEAFPNSAFFASCKPDVPCITPGTYAFLGAGAALSGIMHLTISVVVIMFELTGALTYILPTMIVVGVTKAVSDCFGSGGIADRMIWSNGFPFLDNKEEHVFNVPVSQAMTPDPVSLPAADFPVREAEHLLNDNKFQGFPIVEDRSSKVLIGYIGRTELRYAIDRAKSEGILAPNARCVFTKEAAEAAVARRASVSRNQLVPNTFDAIQTSLGAPFVDFSRYVDHTPLTVHPRLALETVMEIFKKMGPRVILVEHRGRVTGLVTVKDCLKYQFKVEAEEQALASTHTAADLPLGAHLNGRPSDSLEENVWRFLQRVGSMLPRWPRLNRDNGPVALDNRGPTTALRGTEEDDAFVELTERH, encoded by the exons ATGAGCTCGATGCCTGGCTCGTCGACCGCTCCGCGCTCACCCTCAGTCCTGTCTGAGCGTCGGAGTTGGAGATTATCAGGCTTATCTGTCACCTCGCCTGTTGACCCTAGCCCACCCGACGACAATGGCCATCCGAACGCGATTACCGATGAGATCAGGGAAATAAAGCGATATGAGGATTTTACAACGATTGATTGGGTCCAAGATGCTATACAGGAACAAGCGCGACGAAGGGCGAAGCGACGAGATGGGTCTGGGTTCTGGGATCAGGAAGGCACATTTGGTTGGAGGCGCAAAGTGAGCGAGTCTTATCACGCTGGGCAAGCTTGGCTCGTCATTACAATTGTCGGCGCCGCTATCGGATTGATCTCGGCTGTATTGAACATCATCACTGAGTGGCTGTCGGATATCAAGTTGGGTCATTGTACGACTGCGTTTTACCTCAATGAACAGTTCTGCTGCTGGGGTGCTGAAGGAG GCTGTCCCGAATGGAAACCATGGACTTCCTTTTGGCTTATCAACTACTTTGTATACTTCTTTTTCGCG ACTTTGTTCGCATTTATCGCCGCCACTTTGGTTAAAGTATTCGCCCCTTACGCCGCAGGGTCCGGTATATCAGAAATTAAATGCATTATTGCTGGATTCGTGATGAAAGGCTTCTTAGGTGGTTGGACACTATTGATCAAGTCCATCGCGCTTCCATTGGCCATTGCGTCTGGTCTTTCAGTGGGAAAAGAAGGTCCCAGTGTACATTTTGCCGTCTGTACAGGGAATGTCATCTCGCGCCTTTTTAGCAAGTATAAGCTGAACGCATCGAAAACGAGAGAAGTCCTGACGgcaactgctgctgctggtgtgGCAGTGGCATTTGGCAGTCCAATTGGGGGGGTACTATTCTCTCTAGAG GAAATGGCATCTTACTTTCCACTCAAGACTCTCTGGCGAAGTTATTTCTGCGCTTTGGTCGCAACTGGTGTGTTGGCG ATGATGAATCCCTTCAGGACCGGACAACTCGTCATGTTTCAGGTGCAGTATGATCGCACGTGGCATTTTTTCGAACTAATATTTTTCGTACTTCTTGGGATATTTGGTGGTTTGTACGGCGCCTTTGTGATCAAGTGGAATCTTCGAGTCCAGGCGTTCAGGAAGAAATATCTTTCGCAATACCCCATTGTCGAATCAGTCATCTTAGCGGGCTTGACCGCATTCATTTGCTATCCGAACATGTTTCTGAAAATCAACATGAccgagatgatggagattttGTTCCGTGAGTGCGAGGGAGGGCATGATTATCACGGACTTTGCGA GTCCAAGAATCGATGGACTATGGTTGCATCCCTAGTGATTGCTACGATTTTACGAGTTCTTTTGGTCATCATTTCTTACGGTTGTAAAGTTCCGGCCGGCATTTTCGTCCCGTCAATGGCCATTGGAGCGTCCTTTGGTCGCTTGGTAGGGATTCTTGTCCAGGCCTTGCACGAGGCTTTCCCTAATTCCGCCTTCTTTGCCTCTTGCAAACCAGATGTTCCATGTATCACTCCCGGAACATATGCGTTCCTTGGCGCTGGGGCCGCTCTGAGTGGGATTATGCACCTCACAATATCTGTGGTTGTCATCATGTTTGAACTTACCGGGGCCCTTACTTACATTCTACCCACCATG ATCGTGGTGGGTGTCACCAAAGCTGTTAGTGATTGCTTTGGCAGCGGAGGAATTGCAGACCGAATGATCTGGTCCAACGGCTTCCCGTTCCTAGACAATAAAGAAGAGCATGTCTTCAATGTGCCTGTCTCGCAGGCCATGACGCCTGATCCTGTCTCGCTTCCTGCAGCAGACTTCCCCGTGCGTGAAGCCGAGCATCTTCTGAATGACAACAAATTTCAAGGGTTCCCCATCGTTGAGGATCGTTCAAGTAAGGTCTTGATCGGGTACATCGGCCGCACTGAACTCCGATACGCGATTGACCGGGCGAAGTCGGAGGGTATATTGGCCCCTAATGCTCGCTGTGTATTCACGAAGGAAGCAGCCGAAGCCGCAGTGGCGCGCAGGGCATCTGTTTCGAGAAATCAGTTGGTGCCCAATACCTTTGATGCAATTCAAACTAGTTTAGGGGCGCCTTTCGTGGATTTCAGCCGATACGTTGACCATACACCGCTAACCGTGCATCCCCGCCTGGCACTCGAGACTGTCatggagatcttcaagaagatgggacCGAGGGTGATCTTGGTTGAGCATCGTGGTCGGGTCACGGGGCTTGTCACTGTCAAGGATTGCCTGAAATATCAGTTCAAGgtggaggctgaggagcaAGCTCTCGCATCAACCCATACGGCGGCGGACCTTCCACTTGGAGCCCATCTTAACGGGCGCCCAAGCGATAGCCTAGAAGAAAATGTATGGCGCTTCCTGCAACGTGTGGGCTCGATGCTGCCACGGTGGCCACGCCTTAACCGCGACAACGGGCCAGTGGCTTTAGACAACCGGGGACCAACTACGGCCCTGAGAGGaaccgaggaggacgatgcTTTTGTGGAATTGACGGAGAGACATTGA
- a CDS encoding tyrosine--tRNA ligase TYS1: protein MAEMNAAERFALIKENLQEILNPDIIEGILAEGRNPKIYWGTSPTGKPHCGYFVPAVKIAQFLAAGCDVTILIADIHGFLDNLKAPIELVEYRAKYYEYTIRAMLQAVGVSTEKLRFVLGSSYQKSPEYVMDVYKLCSLVSEHDAKKAGAEVVKQSNNSPLSGLLYPILQVLDEQHLDCDVQFGGVDQRKLFAASTEWQPKLGYRKRAHLLNPMVPGLTGGKMSSSEEESKIDLLEAADTVRKKIRKAQAAPKEVENNGVLSFAEFVLLPASALKTGRPEFRVSRERDGLEPLVYHDIKQMQEDYKNDILTPQLLKPAVAEALVELMAPIITAFEASKEWQEITLKAYPPPEKKKKEKKQKDKGNRYPGAKTAETAELPLREIGVQEPTAD, encoded by the exons ATGGCAGAAATGAACGCGGCCGAGAGGTTCGCcctcatcaaggagaaccTTCAAGAGATTCTGAACCCGGATATCATTGAGGGCATTCTCGCGGAGGGGCGCAACCCAAAGATCTACTGGG GAACGAGTCCCACTGGCAAACCTCACTGCGGATACTTTG TACCCGCTGTCAAAATCGCACAGTTTCTGGCTGCCGGTTGCGATGTGACGATCCTGATTGCTGATATCCATGGTTTCCTCGATAACCTCAAGGCGCCGATTGAGCTTGTCGAATACCGCGCGAAATACTATGAGTACACAATCAGAGCGATGCTCCAGGCTGTGGGCGTGTCGACGGAGAAGTTGCGCTTCGTCCTCGGTAGCTCTTACCAGAAGAGCCCCGAATACGTGATGGATGTGTACAAACTGTGCTCGCTAGTATCGGAGCATGACGCGAAGAAGGCTGGCGCTGAAGTCGTCAAGCAATCCAACAACAGCCCCCTCAGTGGCCTTCTCTACCCCATCCTTCAGGTGCTGGATGAGCAGCACCTGGACTGCGATGTTCAGTTTGGAG GAGTTGATCAGCGCAAATTGTTCGCTGCATCCACCGAATGGCAGCCTAAGCTGGGTTACAGAAAG CGCGCACATTTGCTGAACCCCATGGTTCCTGGTCTTACCGGTGGTAAGATGAGCTCGAGTGAAGAAG AGAGCAAgattgatcttctcgaggCCGCCGATACTGTGAGAAAGAAGATCCGCAAGGCCCAGGCTGCTCCCAAGGAAGTCGAAAACAACGGTGTTCTGTCCTTTGCAGAATTCGTCCTGCTTCCTGCTTCCGCCCTGAAGACTGGCCGCCCAGAATTCCGCGTCAGCCGTGAGCGAGACGGCCTGGAGCCTCTCGTCTACCACGATATCaagcagatgcaagaagattACAAGAACGATATT TTGACACCGCAATTGCTCAAGCCCGCTGTGGCAGAGGCTCTCGTTGAGCTTATGGCCCCTATCATCACCGCTTTTGAGGCCTCCAAAGAATGGCAGGAGATCACATTGAAAGCATACCCTCCTccggaaaagaagaagaaggagaagaagcaaaaggataAAGGAAACCGCTACCCTGGGGCTAAGACTGCTGAGACAGCCGAGCTCCCGCTCCGGGAAATTGGAGTCCAAGAACCTACAGCAGATTAA
- a CDS encoding pyridoxamine-phosphate oxidase PDX3: MADDAQNSPTINRQKSSPFARLTQLHSLCLRVAHHQAWYLHSMSAGNPTADEHAMSSRRPKKLIFAPGDIEATPDLKVTATETKDPSSPAPNVPEHIAEQLRSDVSTPDSTIEAEIVAHPARAHQFVSNPPLTVSQMHPSNPLHQFHTWFRDPRLSPSSAPETCTLATASLPSGRVSARVVYLKELDERGWVVYSNWGSREGKGGQVFGVNAGGGDFPGAMPRPDEDESLLQDVQGGNRWAALTFCWSALERQVRIEGLVEPLSREESELYWNTRERGSQIGAWASWQSKVLWSAEPETLVDRRRKSVAAAAHVQGSTPTSGCPEIPADIDETDIDDGRALLEKRVQEMEARFAGVEKIPLPPFWGGVRLVPESVEFWQGRRSRLHDRFRYVRVKESDDDSSFQWQIQRLSP, from the exons ATGGCGGACGACGCTCAAAACTCCCCCACCATTAATCGTCAGAAGTCATCACCCTTCGCTAGGCTCACGCAGCTACACAGTCTATGCTTACGGGTCGC CCACCACCAAGCGTGGTATCTTCACAGTATGAGTGCGGGGAATCCAACAGCCGACGAGCACGCAATGAGCTCCCGACGGCCAAAGAAGCTAATCT TCGCACCCGGCGACATCGAAGCAACCCCCGACCTCAAAGTCACAGCCACCGAGACCAAAGACCCCTCGTCACCCGCCCCCAATGTCCCCGAGCACATCGCCGAGCAACTTCGCTCAGATGTCTCAACCCCGGACTCCACGATCGAGGCCGAGATTGTCGCCCATCCGGCCCGCGCACACCAGTTTGTGAGCAACCCGCCCCTAACAGTCTCCCAGATGCACCCGTCCAACCCGCTCCACCAATTCCACACCTGGTTCCGTGACCCGCGGCTGTCGCCGTCCTCGGCACCGGAAACGTGTACGTTGGCCACGGCGTCGCTGCCTTCTGGGCGGGTCAGCGCGCGCGTTGTCTACCTCAAAGAACTGGACGAGCGGGGCTGGGTGGTGTACAGTAACTGGGGCAGCCGGGAGGGCAAAGGCGGGCAGGTGTTTGGTGTGAATGCGGGCGGCGGTGATTTCCCCGGTGCGATGCCCCGTCccgacgaggacgagagtCTGCTCCAGGATGTGCAGGGGGGCAATCGGTGGGCTGCGCTGACGTTCTGCTGGTCGGCGCTGGAGCGCCAAGTTCGTATCGAGGGGCTGGTGGAGCCGCTCAGCCGCGAGGAGAGCGAGTTGTATTGGAATACGAGAGAACGCGGCAGTCAGATCGGGGCGTGGGCGAGCTGGCAGAGTAAGGTGCTGTGGTCGGCGGAGCCCGAGACACTGGTTGACCGGCGACGGAAGAGCGTTGCGGCCGCAGCGCACGTTCAGGGCTCGACACCCACGTCTGGATGTCCTGAGATTCCGGCCGACATTGACGAGACGGACATTGATGATGGGAGGGCTCTGCTTGAGAAGCGGGtgcaggagatggaggcgCGGTTCGCGGGAGTAGAGAAGATCCCTCTTCCGCCGTTCTGGGGTGGTGTGCGACTGGTACCCGAGTCGGTGGAGTTTTGGCAAGGCCGACGCAGTCGGTTGCATGATCGCTTCCGATATGTGAGAGTGAAGGAATCAGATGATGACTCGTCGTTCCAATGGCAGATTCAACGACTTTCGCCATAG
- the rip1 gene encoding ubiquinol--cytochrome-c reductase catalytic subunit RIP1 — MRRPVIPIACRRKLFRPVCRASVQPHRIPPVVSFNCSLPPSTLLPSTHLPAIIAIDSLIMSLSSASSTLLRACARQQLPTTRAAVASCQQRRGLSEASKSSSFDSPFGNSHEYQSTLKIPSFSKYASNKPPRSNQVFSYFMAGALGLGSAVGAKATVQDFLVNMSASADVLAQAKVEIGLDSIPEGKNVIIKWRGKPVFIRHRTQDEIQEAQQIDWKTLRDPQPDEDRVQKPEWLVMLGVCTHLGCVPIGESGDFGGWFCPCHGSHYDISGRIRKGPAPLNLEVPQYSFPDESTLVIG; from the exons ATGAGGCGCCCCGTGATTCCGATCGCTTGTCGTAGAAAGCTCTTTCGACCCGTATGCCGGGCCTCCGTTCAACCTCATCGAATTCCTCCCGTCGTATCATTCAATTGCTCTCTTCCCCCCTCAACTCTCCTCCCCTCCACCCACCTCCCCGCAATCATTGCGATTGATAGTCTCATCATGTCGCTTTCCTCCGCCTCAAGCACTCTGCTGCGCGCTTGCGCCCGCCAGCAGCTGCCCACCACCCGCGCTGCTGTCGCCTCCTGCCAGCAACGGAGAGGACTGTCTGAGGCCTCcaagtcctcctccttcgatAGCCCTTTCGGCAACTCCCACGAGTACCAGTCGACCCTGAAGATTCCCAGTTTCAGCAAATACGCTTCCAACAAGCCCCCTCGCTCGAACCAGGTTTTCTCCTACTTCATGGCCGGAGCCCTCGGTCTCGGATCTGCTGTTGGTGCCAAGGCTACTGTTCAGG ACTTCCTCGTGAACATGTCCGCCTCCGCCGATGTCCTGGCTCAGGCCAAGGTTGAAATCGGTCTCGATTCGATCCCCGAGGGCAAGAAC GTCATTATCAAGTGGCGTGGAAAGCCCGTTTTCATCCGTCACCGTACTCAGGACGAAATTCAGGAGGCTCAGCAGATTGACTGGAAGACTCTCCGTGATCCTCAGCCCGATGAGGACCGTGTCCAAAAGCCTGAGTGGCTGGTCATGCTTG GTGTCTGCACTCACCTTGGCTGTGTCCCCATTGGTGAATCCGGTGACTTCGGCGGCTGGTTCTGCCCCTGCCACGGTTCCCACTATGATATCTCCGGCCGTATCCGGAAGGGTCCTGCCCCTTTGAACCTCGAGGTTCCCCAGTACAGCTTCCCTGACGAGAGTACCCTTGTCATTGGTTAA
- the nctC gene encoding histone-fold domain-containing protein — translation MSPKDKPAPAPATAQTSRDEITGQSALPITRIKKIIHLDEDIVQCSGNATFVVAKATEMFIQYLAQQGHNVVKSERKPRKVIQYKDLATAVSRIDNLEFLADVIPKTTTYKQFKEKKEKEANKDAAFEKGQRTLNGTMPSMIKENGEGGQQKADKPSISPRAPSLSTLMVDRTVEAQTGENDRDVEMVDQ, via the exons ATGTCTCCGAAAGACAAGCccgcaccagcaccagcaacagcacaaACCTCCAGAGATGAGATAACCGGCCAGAGCGCTCTACCTA TTACACGAATAAAGAAAATCATTCATCTCGATGAGGATATCGTACAATGCTCCGGAAATGCTACGTTCGTAGTCGCAAAAGCTACA GAAATGTTCATCCAATACCTCGCGCAACAAGGGCATAACGTCGTTAAATCTGAACGAAAACCGCGTAAGGTTATCCAATACAAGGATCTAG CTACCGCCGTTTCTCGAATCGATAATCTGGAGTTTCTTGCCGACGTGATACCCAAAACAACTACCTATAAACAAttcaaagagaagaaagaaaaagaagccaACAAAGACGCCGCTTTCGAGAAAGGACAGCGCACATTGAACGGCACAATGCCTTCGATGATCAAAGAAAACGGCGAGGGTGGTCAACAGAAAGCGGATAAGCCTTCTATAAGCCCTCGAGCTCCGTCTCTCAGTACGTTGATGGTTGATCGCACTGTCGAGGCGCAAACAGGAGAAAACGACCGTGATGTCGAAATGGTAGACCAATGA